From Quercus robur chromosome 8, dhQueRobu3.1, whole genome shotgun sequence:
TAGAATAGCCCATTCACCAAACTAGCACTACTTTATGAAAATTGAACCAGAAACTTTCTAACCTAAAGAAAGTTAATTCTAAGACTCAATAATAACTAAAGTGGCTTATAAAAGGTGCCAAGAAGTTGAAACTAGACCACAATTCTTGAATCTTTTGGTATTTAATCTTATACTTTTTCCTTGAACTCTTTACTGTCGGCATATTTTTAACTCATGCCCAATTAAACATAGGGGTAACTTTTGCAAAGAACTCCCACCAGAAATCATTTATACTTTCAGGTTGTGTAgacataaaaaatatacttaGTTCCCAtcattttgctaaaaattggGAGGATGCTTTCCTAGccgtggatttttttttccctgttatTACTAAGTTAGACATGCATTTAATGGTCTTGAACCCGTGACCTTGTCCTTCACCCTATTCTTTTATGGGAGAATTTTGCTTTCGGTTGGAGCTCATTGGCATGCAGGGGGATGAGATGCCATTTGGTCCAAGGACCATTGGCGTTCATCAATATTCTTACTACCATTGTTCATCAAcctttgaactttgaatttcTAAGTAGGCTTGCAGCAAGACCTGAACCTTCAacttattttgtttgttgtagGTTGTAGCTATCAAGCAACTTGATCGTAATGGGCTGCAAGGGAACAGGGAATTCCTTGTTGAAGTGTTGATGCTAAGCCTGCTTCACCATCCAAATCTTGTTAACTTAATTGGTTATTGTGCTGATGGAGATCAGAGGCTTCTGGTTTATGAATACATGCCATTAGGATCTTTGGAAGACCATCTACATGGTATGTTCATCATCAGTaatgttcctttcctttttaattcaaaattttatgattttccaGTACTTTGCCTCTAAATATCCCTTTGTTCCTTGAGAATTTTACCGTAAGAAGTATTTGTTCACTAGATTGAGATTTGCTAGGTTAAAGGAATCAGAAAGTTTGGATGATTTTGGAATCACTTGGTTTTTCCGGACTGGTATTGTTCTCCTTTTACCTTCATAAAGTTCAAGAACCTATTTTAGACAGATAATCCTAAATCATGTGATCATGACTTTTTCTGTCATGAGACGTCCTAAGTGGTTAACTAAATTTTTAACCACACTGTCAAATGTATATGTGTCAACTTATGGTGCTTAGGAAATTTCTATGCTTGTTATTTATGGTTCAGGTGCTAAATTCAGTTgggttatctttttttttcttttttttttctaccttaTCAAatatgcaaataaataaataatagtaatgATTTACTTTAATGCTTTTATAAATGCCAGACCTTCCGCCTGACAAAAAACGACTCGATTGGAATACAAGAATGAAAATAGCTGCAGGTGCTGCAAAGGGCTTGGAGTATTTACATGACAAAGCTAACCCCCCTGTGATTTATCGTGATTTGAAGTGCTCAAACATTCTGCTTGATGAAGACTATCATCCCAAGCTATCTGATTTTGGCTTGGCCAAATTGGGTCCTGTTGGAGATAATACCCATGTATCCACCAGAGTGATGGGAACCTATGGATATTGTGCACCTGAATATGCAATGACTGGTCAGCTTACATTGAAATCAGATGTTTATAGCTTTGGGGTTGTTCTTCTGGAAATTATCACTGGAAGAAAAGCAATTGACAACGCAAGAGCTGCTGGGGAACACAATCTGGTTGCTTGGGTAAGATGGCCCTCTCATCTCTGCTATGATATCTTTGATGGTAAAATGATAACGTTCTGGTATTGGGGCTTACAAAATAGAACTTGTAAACAAGTGTGTTTCATGTAAAGTCCATAGAGACTTCTTTGTTTGTTATATGAGGTCAGCAACCTACCTTGCTATTCATGCATCATTCAAATTATAGAAGGTCCCTTACTATCAAGTTTGAATTGGACCATCTGCATATTCAAGAGTCAACTTAAATAGCACATTTGATGGACAAGCGTTAttggcaaaaaaatatttacatattttgcAGTAGTGATAATTTCATacagagaaagaaataaaatggtACAGTTGTAATAATTTGTTTACAAAAAAGTGATTACATGTGTGATCCTCCTAATATAAATGTTTTCTCTTTGTTGCAGGCCCGGCCCCTGTTTAAAGATCGAAGAAAATTTTCACAGATGGCTGACCCAATGCTCCAAGGCCAATATCCAGTAAGGGGATTGTATCAAGCTCTTGCTGTTGCTGCAATGTGTGTTCAGGAACAACCTAATATGCGACCCCTGATAGCTGATGTAGTCACAGCACTTTCTTATCTTGCTACCCAAAAATATGACCCTGAATCCCAGCCAGTCCAGGCCTCCCGCATGGTTTCTTCTACTCCTAGAACCAGAAGGGAGCAGTGAAATAGTATGTGATCAAGCCAGAAGATTTTTCCATCTTCAAAAGCCCACAATGAGGTTGCTGCCTCCTGCTACCTGTGGTGTGGTGATGCATCGGAATGTTCTTGAAATGGATTTGTAGTTGTGATTCAGAGGTCAATGGATTGGAGCTATTTGGTTTGCTATTGCTATTGCCATTGCCGGCACATGTGGAGTGCCTGTTTCTCAAATTTTGCATCACTCCAGATAGCAGGTGTCGTGGCCAGTCCTATTGTCTTCTAACAGGAAAtatatagttttctttttcccGTTTACTCTCTTTTGACGAGATTCTTTTATGTACAATTGAGCTTGGGGTTTTTGTATCTATATAGAAACTGTTCCCCTTGAAGAGCATCCTCATTACTGCTTGTTTGAAGAGTTTGGTAAATAGTTTGCCCCAGccctttcaatttatttttttagttgagtTTCAGGGATCCTGAAATTGAGTAGAATGTCTGTTGAATTGCAAGGTTTCAGAGGCGTAAGAATAGATCCCTAACCTTACCACAcaaccttttttatttaagtttaatgCCTTATGTTTAACTTCATATTTCAATGGGCATTGCTCTAAATAATCATTTGTATGTGCTGCAATTTGGcttaatactctttttttttttggagaaatttttatttatttatttgtgttgaGAAAAGAGAAGCATGGTTTCTTGGTTGTTGAGAGGCCTGGGAGTATTTCTTGCCTTCGTTAGGGAGGCAGAACCTTTCCTCAATCTTGATGCTGTAGACTGTAGTTTTCAGTTTCTAGCGGCCTTCTAACAGAATCAAAACtttaggaagaaaaaggaaaggaaacagAAGACCTCTGCTGCGctgagaaaagagagaatagaCACGCTAAGAACCTGAAAGAACTGGAAATTGCCTTATTTACAAGATAAGCTTGGCAACTTTCCCAGCTCTGCCCAGAATCATTCAGTTTTCCCCCCAAAGTTTGAGGTTGTAAGTAACGTTAAGCACAATCTGTCACATCCCTTGCAATTTTCCGAATTTATATCCAGACCTTATTTGCCCAGCAGCACTGATGATTGTGATCGCCGGAATTGCATGATAGAAGCTAGAAGTCAGCCAGAATAAACGACCCCATCAATTGTTGTAGCAGCTCATTTGTAATTGGATTATGTATACAATTGTACCTTCATCTTGAAATCCACATAGAATAAGAAGGTAAAAAAATTGGTAGCTGCAGAAGCAAACCATCaagatattttttaatatttcacaAGGTCGACAAGGATACCTTTGCACTTTAAGGAATACAAAAATGCTAACTGCaatacaatattatttttatagactCACCAAACTATTCCCTATCCCCATCTCCGCcattgattttgaaaaactagTACACCTGTATGTGATAGGAAGGGTGGGGATGGAAGGTTTGTAAAAACATCCCTGCGAGTAAAAGAAATCCATTATTTTCAAGTGTGCGGCAAAGAATAAAGATATAACAAGATTGCCTGGTATTCTGAATTCCAGAGCTTTGAACcattcctctttctttctttgcatattttgtttttcgACCTTATCACAAAAAGGACTGAGTACGAAAAACAATTCTTTGCAGcccaaaagttaaaataaaaaaataataataattacatcGTATTCTCCAGATAACTTTTCCACATAATATATTACATGACCAACTATGCTttggggggagagagagagagagagaacagtAACTACCAGAGATTTCTACCGAGAactaaactataaaaaatacaaaacaagaGAAGACACTGACTGAAAGATTATACAGATGCAACTAATATGCAGTAACTGCTGGAAAATTCTTTCTTGAACTACCAGTTCGAATAAATCAATACAAGACAGTAATGCAAAGATTATACAGTTGAATGAGCATTGCTCTCGTGTTTCTTACATTCTCCTCCTCTATACTATTATTACTACTGATTTaatgaacaaacaaacaatgaaTGAATATAAGCTTTATATTGGCTCTGTCTAATCAAAATTACAGACAAAGAGACTACATCTACCCGCTCCCTGAAGTGTCATTGATGCATAAGATATCCACCAAGCAGAAAAGCATATTAGAACTGGGGCAGTGAAAGGAGTATATCTATTGGAGTATCATTCTAATAAACCTTctattctctattctttgtCTTCTACACCATTAGCACCTTTCTCTGGCGTGCTGGGACTCTGCCCCTCATTGGTAGATTTGCCATCAATTGGCTCCTCAacattagttggtttcccctatCGCATTCAGAggaaatttaattaataatttttaaacatatGAAGCACAATAACAGAAATATTGTAAACCCCTTACTTTATCGAACAAAATGATTTGTGTCCTGCTTACTAATATTGTAAGATTCAAGATATACAGTGGATTTAAAGCATGTATGGTGTACATGAAGAGAAAGCAAATAGAAACTAACCTTATTCCGGTCTCTCCAGCCAATTCCAAATGGACGAGCTAGCAAACTAATTTTTCTTGCAGGAAAATCTTGTGTCTCTTGATTGCTTTGTACTGTTGAAGAATCTGGATGTGGAGATCTACAAATCAAAATTGCACAAACAAAGCAAAATTGCACAAATCACATCCAAAGGGGCATAATATGCAAGCAATACAGAAACGTTTCTAAGCTGATACCCTACATATATTAGGacctccccccctcccccttgAGGTGAGGAAAAGGTAGGGAAAGGGTTAGGGGTTGGCTGCATGTAAAAAGGCAGATGCTGCAGCAAATAGAGACACAGAGGCAAAAGAAGAATCATATTAACAAATGGACCAAAGTCGAATACATACCGAGGGGAAGGTTGTGCTTTAACTTGGCCAGATTGGTACTGCAAGGTAGCCTCCAGCATTGATTCTGCCATAACCACTCTCTTCTCCATTTCAGCAAGTGAAGCAGTAGCCTCTTCATACTTTTCCTGCATACATATAGTTGTTGTAGCAGGGGGTAtaacataccaaaaaaaaaaaaaaggaacagaACATCTGAAtaatcaatattttaaattcCAAAGATAGTAATTCCGCTAAATGTACAAAACCATCCAATCTACTCATTCCATCAAGACTGATGCAGACTAATATGAATACACAATAGAAGTGCTTGCAGCTGTTGGATACAGAACATACAGGGAGACAGAAAATTGTAACATGATGTATCAAACTAATGACCACAGTTCATAAAGAGTCAAATttcaaaaggaagaaaaagggtAGTAAGGAAAAAAGATGGTAACAGTTCCAATTTTATCACTCCAATAGACAAAGTTGAAATTTCTGAGACACTCTGGTTTTGATTCATGAAATTTGGATGGAGTCCTAAGTACATTGCCTTAAATGGCAGATGTAACCAGGCTGGTTAGGGTTTTATGTATACCAGCCGTAGACCTGCGCGATACACAGAAAAAATTaactatttgtttttttgttaaagtgaaaaataaagtatagtagatacaatatattagattttctaaattaagctatctatattttttatttattgttatttaaaagtgttctaaattttgtaattttttttcaaggatATATAATGCAAtttacattcaattattataaGAGCAAGATACTTTGTAAGTAATGTAATGTGTGGTTGGAATTTGTTTATAGTGCTTCTTACAAACAGTTCATCGTCTATACGTCTTGAATAACCTAAAGAGGAAGTAAATATAAGTAAATCCATCacaaatattagaaaaaaaaaatacaagactttaataacataacaaaaatgtaattttatcaaaaaccTACCAACATTACACTGAGAATGTGACATAAAAGTCAATGAAGCAGCTCCTTTTTCTAGTTTCTACACAAACCTCTCATCCCAAAGCATCACCGAAGTGGATCAAAATGAACCGAATAGATCAAAATGGACCGAAATGCTACGTTGATGTGGTTCAACAGGAGCATGCAACAATATATGCTCGTTTCggcttttaaatattattatatagatgCCAAGGTCAACTCCTAGATACCTTATCCAAATCCTTCCACTTCATAGTACTTCTTGCTCAAGgttgataatttaattaagataTGTAGAGTAGTATTtccttcctcttctctctctctctctctttattttcatACACCCTAACATTCCACCCCTTTTAGCACCTTTAAGAATTTCTTACatatagatgaaaaaaattgaggaattGTGGAGCATCGAATATCAAAGAACTTCATTCCAAAGAGGCCCAAGGTTATCACTTTAAAATCCAGATGAAGAAAGATATAAAAGGTAGATaagataaaaaatcataatactTGTCTACAAGAGGTAGTCTGACACTATGGGATTTGCTGCTAGTGTTTTTGCTGCAGGTTTATCTGGTTTGAAGAAAGAGCTTACTCATCCAAAAAATCCGTTGAAGCAATTATATAAAGGACTGAAAGAGAGCACAACATGATCTAAGATGATATCATACATAATTATGAGCCAACCTCCCCCCAACTCTCATCCCCTTCATAGGCAATTTTATCAGTAAAagacactttttatttttgataagtaaacttcattaataataaaaacaactacCCAGGTACACTGGAAGTATAACACTAAGTAAAATGGTAGTAGAAGACATGTAACAGAAACAAAAATGCTGACATGTTACAGATAATATTAATGTTTCAATATCATGTAAGACaataacatttaaaataaataaattcacgAGGGGAATATTGTGCAACAAAAACATTGTTTAAATAATCAGCATGCTCAAGATAGATAATATTGAGATTAGAGCATCACCAGATATGGCTCAATACATAATACAAAAGGAAGTTTATTAATGTGTTTTAAGGTACAAAAGGACAATTATTTACATAATAATGCCCATGACGTTGATGTGGTACAGAATCAGGTCAAGGTTAAGTAATGTACAGGCAGCCGGGCTTCACCTAGGATATTGTTCTTGATATTAACATACTGGCCAAAGACGACCATTTTGTTGACTCCAGATAGTTAGCAAAGATTGATAAATGTAACTACAAGACAAGGGCTAAAATTGATACAACTACTTGTATGAGCTTTCTTCAACTTGCAAATATATAGCTCAATAGAATCTAAGATACACTCAACATCAGATATGCAAGcaaattttagtaaattaattacATAAGGATGGTATATGATGGAATAACTACCCAGCAAAGcaataaagaaacaaaaccaaaatgtATAGAAACTAAGAAGTAAACCTGAAGCACTTGAGCAGCATATCTTTGAGCTGCTGCATCTTGCTCGGCAAATCTACGAGCATCTTCTGTTACCTTTTGCTCTTGCTCTACCCGCATCAAAACCTATGAGATTGGtaaaataattgaatataaCCATGAAATACCATAACAAGTTATTAAAGTAGATGGTCTTATCAAAGTAGgaagtttaaataaaatggaggaaaaaTGAAACCTGAAGCATGGCATTTTCTTGTTCCTGCTTATCAGCAACGGCCCTCCGAAGCTCAGTAACCTCTTGCTCTAACTGCTCAACCTGCAGATTGTAAGCAGAATTAACCTTTGACTAAGGTTTTCTAACAATGGATAGGAACTTGCAGAAGAAAGCATCTATTTTCACAGAAATGTTTTGGCATCCCACATACTAGCATAACACTAACTTCAGAACATGCAGGCTACTCAATACATCATTGTCTTTAACTCTCTTATTGCCTCTAAATTAGGCCAAGCACTAAGcagttttttaataatttggcGGTTACAACAATGGtagaggggggatttgaaccctattTCTCCTAACAAAGGAGAGTAGGCTATGCCACTGAGCTGCAAGGCTCATGGCACCAAAGTCTAcaaattttgaagcaaaatcTAAATGCAATGCACATTAATTTCAGTATGGCAGTGAACAGCTGCTTGCAGTGTGAAAAATCTATTAAGACCTTGCcattttttataggtaaatacAGATGCACTCATACAGGGATTAGCAAGTGACCTCACCTTACCACCTTTTCCTTGTGAGGGAATGAGACGCCATTTGGTCCAAAGAATATCAAACCATaacactttaaaaataaatgcatcaATGAATTATAAAGACACAATCAGTGCACCATCCTATATCTTCATACTTCTATAGTACATATCTATTACTATAGAAAATATATTGGCAGAGTCAAAAGCAAAATGAGATGATGACATACTTTGATTTTTCCATCAAAGCCTAACTTTCTTAGAGGGAAACAAAGAGAGAGTCTTTAGGGCACTGAAAATTAGCAAAATCCTAGAGTTCTCTAAGGAACTAACAAATCCACagcaattttttttgataagtaaaatcCACAgcaattttattgataatattaagACAAGCTATCTTTAAGGTGAAGAAAACTAGCAAAACCCTGGAGTTCTGTAAGGTACTAGCAGATCCACATCAATTTCGTTGATAGTATTAAGATAAGCTATCATAATGATTgcacttaccaaaaaaaaaaagctatcatAACCATTGCATAGTGTAATAGCCTCTATACaaagaataaaattgtaacaccttaaaaaaattaagaataattcCCATAAGTGAAAACTAATCCTAACTATACACATCaggttaaataaaaataaattaaagacaAATATACCCTAGAAACCCTAGTTATACTAGCACAAGTGGCACTTAAAAAATACTACAACAGTGCCACAGCTACAGTGCTGTTAACAGTatcttttttcctctccttcCCCTATATATATCCAGCATAGACCTAATCTAAACCTAGACAACCAGATAATACTCCAACAAGATGTTTATCACACTTCCCATGGTGAGTGCTTTACAACCATCCCCAGATGTTAAAGGAGATAATATATATCAACTGAAAAACTAAAAAGGGACTATGCTCCCACCATAGATTTCCTCAGTgaactgggttttttttttttactctggCATAAGATCTACACAAACCCCACCCTCATATTTACCAATTTCCCCAAGGCCCAGGGGCACTCATTGTCCCTCAGTTATCCTTTAAAGGATGTTCTTCAAACCAAGGTAAGTTTAATCTAGAAGATCACTGTAACATGTGCAACTAGACATACACTTATATTTTAACAGTTAAATGCATTTTCAAAATCATGCATGCAGCAAGCTCAGCATGGTAACCAAAAAAAGGTAGATATACATTACAAGAACTGTATTTCTGATCAATAGAAGAACTGCTATGTGAAATGGTATTCAGGATATACCCTGGCACTCAATTGCCGCCGATTGTCCTGCTTGACCATCTCCATTAGAGCTGTCTCCAACTCCTCAGCTCTGAAAAAAGTCAGGAAGAAGCCAGACTATCAGTTATGTACAAATGAAAAGCAGTAGTTGTGACTTGTTTAAGAACAACAGTATTCCATGACTGAATGTGGTTGCTGTGAAATCATACTCTGTAGACCAGGGGACGTCATGGAACTTTCCTCAATTTCCATAACAGACTGCTATCTTAAGGCACcccaagaacaaagaaaaataactataaacaatataaaaaaaataataaaaaatttataataaaaaaaaaaaaaaaaaaaaaaaaaaaaaaaaaaagaagaagaagaagaaaaaaagaaaaaaggagagagaactCAACAAAGGTTGTGATCTTAAAACAGCTAAAATAAATTTCAGATATACGAGAATTCTCCACATCCTTTCTAGAGAGGATTCCTTGTAAACACTGG
This genomic window contains:
- the LOC126697356 gene encoding probable serine/threonine-protein kinase PBL7; the encoded protein is MGWSLCPGKSKKKQNKKPNDSISSTSEKLKVNSSLDIKKEATKDGGSDHIGAYTFTFRELAAATKNFRADCLLGEGGFGRVYKGRLESSNQVVAIKQLDRNGLQGNREFLVEVLMLSLLHHPNLVNLIGYCADGDQRLLVYEYMPLGSLEDHLHDLPPDKKRLDWNTRMKIAAGAAKGLEYLHDKANPPVIYRDLKCSNILLDEDYHPKLSDFGLAKLGPVGDNTHVSTRVMGTYGYCAPEYAMTGQLTLKSDVYSFGVVLLEIITGRKAIDNARAAGEHNLVAWARPLFKDRRKFSQMADPMLQGQYPVRGLYQALAVAAMCVQEQPNMRPLIADVVTALSYLATQKYDPESQPVQASRMVSSTPRTRREQ